The genomic segment AGATGTGCTCCCACGGGCACATCACTTCTTAACCGAATCTTCACAGCATCTTCTAATAAAAACCTCACTTTGTCGACGAAGTAATCCTCTGTATGATACAAGTCATAATTAAAATTAAAATCCCAATACTGCTCGATATTTGCTCGGAAACCATCGTTTATTTTTATAGTCAAATGGTATCCTGGCTCCAGCTTTTTAACCCCTTCAAATAGCGTCTTATCTGCTAATGTATACTGAAAAACATAATAATCTTTTAAACCCTTCATATTTACTTTACGCAGTGCGGGATTATAGGAAAGGAGCGCTTTAATCTCAGACGCAAAAATAAAATCGCCATCCTCCATGGAATAGTAAAATGGTTTAACCCCGAATCGATCTCTAGCAGCAAATATCTCTTGTTTGTTTTGGTCCCATATCACAAATGAAAACATACCATTGAAACGACTTACACAGTCTTTTCCATATTCTTCATAGGCATGAATGATGACTTCTGTATCACAATAGGTTTTAATATTGTGCCCTTTTTGTACTAATTCTTGCCGTAGCTCTAAGTAGTTGTATACTGCCCCATTAAAGACAATCCAGACTGTTCCATCCTCGTTTGTCATTGGTTGTTTCCCGTTTGTTACGTCAATAATGCTTAACCGCTTATGCCCTAAACCGATATTGTCATGCAAAAAAATTCCTTCATCATCACGACCGCGGTGCTTGAGTTTTTCTCCCATGATTCTTAATTCATTTTCATATACTCTCTTCTCTGAACGAACAATTCCATATATGCCACACACGACGCAAGTCCTCCTTAAACGAATACCTTCTCTAGTACTTTTTCAGTTTTTCTCATCGTTAAATACTCACCAGTTAACTTTTGTTCCTCTACTTCCCAATTGATTCTTCTCGCTGCATCATTTAATTTTTCTTTAAAATGCTGCAACTTACTCTCATCCTCAAAAAACAAATCTATTGCATTTGCAATGAATTTAGGATTAGAAAAGTCTTGAACAATACCAATCTCTTCTCCAATGATTACTTTTCGTAAAAAAGGTAGATCATTGGCTAAAATCGGTAAACGCGCTTGTATAAATTCATATAATTTATTTGGGGAACAGTAATATGTGTTTTTATCCACTGCAGGGTACGGGATAATCCCTACATCTGCCGAACAAGTGTACTTCAGTAGTTCATCTTGAGAAACAGCTTCCATAAAATAAACTTTACTCTCGACATTTAACTTTCTAGCAATGCTTTTTAGGACTTCTACATAAGTACCGAACCCGAGCATAACTAAAACAACATTCTCATTTTTTACGTACTTCATTGCCTTCACAAGGTTTTCAAGGTTTCTCTTGCCCAAAAAGCCACCTTGAAACAATAAAATCTTCTTCTCTCGCCCAATTCCTAACTTTTCTCTAAATAAATCAGAATGCTGGTAGTTAAGATACTCTTCCCAATGTTTCACGGCGTTTTGAATAACCAATGGTTCTTTTACTGTCACATTGTACTTCTTCTGGCACTTCTCTATAATTTGTTCACCTAGTAATTCATTTGGCACTATCCAGAAATCAACTTCAGGTAAGATTTGCGCTTCTATTTCTTCCAATAACAGAGCATATTTTTTGGGAAGCGTGCATTGTTCCGTATAATTTTCATGTGCATCATAAATTAAAGGGACGTTTCTTTCTTTTGCAAGCATATATCCTGCCTTTAATGCTGGTAAGTCGTTAGCCACAACTAGATCAAACTCTTCTTGAATACCCGCATTATAGAAGGCCTTATCAAATAACGGAAAAAAGTTAATGTTAAATGTACGAAAGAACTTTAAAACCAGGTTATAAAAAACATTTACCATTTTTTGCACCAGTGCTATACATTTGGTCGTTATCCAATTTAACAACCTAGTATTAATAGAAACCATCTTATTTTTAGACTTCCGAACAAGTTTATAAGAAGTGTTCTCTTCAATGGCTACCATGTTTTTATTTGCATATTGGTTAATAAAATCGTTTCTTTTATAAGCAAAACTCATAATTTTTTTATGAATACCTCTGTAAAATTTTACGATTTTTGAGTGGTATTCAATGTTTTGAAGATCAATTCTTTTAATCGCAATATTAGGGTCAATCGTTCCCGATAAGAAATTGTCACCAGAGAAAGGCACGCCTATAATTGTTACTTTAAACCCATGTTTCACCAGGGAGTTCGCCTGCAATGTTATTCTTCGATCAATATCTGTATCAGGAGTTAAAACTAATATATTCAAGATGACCCCTCCGAAACGGCAATGTAGCGTAATGTTATTTTTTCCTTAAAAAGAATTGCACAACATTCATCTTCTCTAATTTTTCTAATTTTGTGTTTAAGTCTTTCAACGCCTCGATGTTATTGTCAACTTCACGCAAGAGCTGTTTATTTTCTCCTAAAACACCCTCGTATTTTTCATTTAGCTGTTCTAGTTCCCTTACGTATCGATGTTTCTCTATTTCAAGCTCAGCCACTCGGCCCTGAAACCTTGCGATTTGTTCGTAGTCAATTGTTAGGTTCTCATATTTTTCGGTTAAATCCTTGTAGTCATTTTGATAGCGCTCATTCAGAAGTTCAAGTTGGGCTGTACGGTTCTGAAACCAAACGATTTGTCTTTCATTCTCAATTTTAATGTTTCTATGTATTTCCAACTCTGCTTCTACATTTTGAAGATTGACTAGCAATCTATCATACTTTTCATGTAGATTTTTCATCTCAAATTGAAGTGCATTCAATTCGGAATGTATTTGTTCAGAG from the Brevibacillus brevis genome contains:
- a CDS encoding glycosyltransferase, which gives rise to MNILVLTPDTDIDRRITLQANSLVKHGFKVTIIGVPFSGDNFLSGTIDPNIAIKRIDLQNIEYHSKIVKFYRGIHKKIMSFAYKRNDFINQYANKNMVAIEENTSYKLVRKSKNKMVSINTRLLNWITTKCIALVQKMVNVFYNLVLKFFRTFNINFFPLFDKAFYNAGIQEEFDLVVANDLPALKAGYMLAKERNVPLIYDAHENYTEQCTLPKKYALLLEEIEAQILPEVDFWIVPNELLGEQIIEKCQKKYNVTVKEPLVIQNAVKHWEEYLNYQHSDLFREKLGIGREKKILLFQGGFLGKRNLENLVKAMKYVKNENVVLVMLGFGTYVEVLKSIARKLNVESKVYFMEAVSQDELLKYTCSADVGIIPYPAVDKNTYYCSPNKLYEFIQARLPILANDLPFLRKVIIGEEIGIVQDFSNPKFIANAIDLFFEDESKLQHFKEKLNDAARRINWEVEEQKLTGEYLTMRKTEKVLEKVFV